GCCGCGTCCCACCGGGACATGGTGACCCGGTGACGGCCGCCCCGGAGGACCTCGCCGAAGCCGTCACCACCCACCAGGTGGTGGTGAACGCCGAATCGCAGTACTCGATCTGGCCGCAGGACGCGCCCCTCCCCGAGGGGTGGATCCCGGTCGGGTTCCACGGCGGGCGGCGGGCCTGCCTCGACCACGTCGCCGAGGTGTGGACGGATCAGACCCCGGCGTCCCTGCGTGCGACGCCCCCCTCCCCCGTCCCCGAAGCCGTCCCCGAAGCCGTCCCCGAAGCCGCCGACGCCCCCGCAGCCGCCGACGCAGCCCCGGGCGCGACCTGGTGGTCCGAACCCGTGCGATCGCCCGGGGTGGACCCCGAGCGCTCCGGCGCGTCCGGCGCCGAGGTGCCCGTACCGGACGTCGGCATCCACCAGCTGATCGACGAGCGCACCCGGGCCTTCCCGCACGAGATCGCCGTCCGGTACCGCGAGCAGACCATCACGCGCGCCGAACTGGGCAGCCGAACGGCCGTGTTGGCCGACCGACTGGTGGCGCTGGGTGCCCGGCCCGAGCGCCCGGTCGCCGTCCTGCTGCCGCGCTCCGCCGACGCCGTGCTGGCCATCGTCGGCGTGCTCCGGTCCGGCGCCGCCTACCTGCCGCTCTCCGTCGCCGACCCCCGGGCCCGGCTGCTGGCCGTGCTCGGCGACGCGGGCGACCCGCTGGTGGTCACCGACGCGGCCGGTCACGCCCTGCTCGACGGCTACGGCGGCCCGGTCCTCCTGCTGGACGCGTCGGGCGAGCCCGGGCCCGGTGCCCCCGCCGGGTCCGGCGCGACGGGCTGCGGTGCCGGCCCGGCCGGGTCGGCGAAGGTCACCGGCGGCAACCTGGCCCACATCGTCTACACCTCCGGAACCACCGGGCAGCCCAAGGGGGTTCTCGGCACCCACGGCCAGCTCGTCAACTACGTCCGATGGTGCGCCGAGGAGTTCGCCCTGCAACCCGGCGAACGAGCCCTGCTGCACGCCCCGCTGTACTTCGTCGGGTCGGTGATGACCCTGTTCACCGCCCTCGTCGCGGGCTGGGAGCTCGACGTCGCCCCGGAGCCGGTCGGCTTCGACGAGCTCGCCGCGCTGGCCCGCGCCGGCTCCTGCGGGTTCCTCAAGCTGACCCCCTCGCACGTCCGCGCCCTGACCGGACTGGGCGACGTGGACGGCCTGGCCCGACTGGTCATGATCGGCAGCGAGCCGCTGCACCTGACCCCCGCCCTCGCCGGATGGATCGGCGCCGACCCCGGTGCCCGCTTCGCCAACCACTACGGCATGAGCGAGACCGTCGGCTGCACCTGGCACTGGGTGGGCGGCGACGAACCGTCCGGCGAGCGGCTGCCGGTCGGCCGGCCGATCCTCAACGCCGAGGTGTACGTCCTCGGCCCCGACGGGGAGCTGCTGCCCCACGGCGAGGTCGGCGAACTGTGCGTGGCCGGCCGGGTGACCGCCCGGGGCTACCACGGGCAGCCGGCGCTGACCGCCGAACGCTGGACGCCGAACCCCTGGGGCCCGCCCGGCGGACGTCTGCTGCACACCGGGGACCTGGCCCGGATGGCGGCCGACGGCACCGTCGAGGTCCTGGGCCGAGGCGACCGGCAGGTCAAGATCCGCGGCCATCGGATCGAGCTGACCACGGTCGAGGACGCCCTGCGGCGCTTCCCCGGTGTACTGGAGGCCGTCGCCACCACCACCCCCGACGCCCAGGGCGTGCCGCGGCTGACGGCCTACCTTCGCCCCGCCCCCGGCGCCCGGCCGCAGGCCGGCGAGGTGCGCGAACGGCTGCTGCGGGAACTGCCGGAGCCCGCGGTGCCGTCCCGGATCGTGCTGGTGTCCACCTTCCCCCAGACGCCGAACGGCAAGGTGGACCACTCCCGCCTCGCGCGCACTCCGGTCCTGCGTCCGGAGAGCGCCGGGCCCTACCGCGAACCGGGCACACCGGCCGAGAAGGCACTGTGCGAGGTCTTCGCGACGGTGCTCCAACTGGAGCGGGTCGGGGCCGACGACGACTTCTTCGAGCTCGGCGGGGACTCGCTGAACGTCGTCCAGGTCGTCACCTCCACGGAGGATCTGGGCCTGGAGCTGAGCGTCGGCGAGTTCTTCGACGCCCGGACACCGGCCGCCATCGCCGCCCGGGCCGGCGAGGCGGGCCTCTCGGTCCGCGAGCCGCTCACCGCGCCGGCCCCGGCCGCCCGCGAACCGGCCACGCGCACCCGGCAGCAGCCGTCGCTGCCGAATCTGCCGGAACTGCCGGAGCTGCCGACTCTGCCCGAGCTGCCCGAGCTGCCCGAGCCCCCGGACGCCGACAGCGACGGCGATCCCGAGGTCGGCGACACGCGCTGGATTCCGGTCCCGTTCACCGCCGAGCCCGGCAGCGGACCGATGACCTGGGGCCAGCTTCACATCTGGCGCCCCCTGCAGTGGTTCGGCGACGCCTCCGCGGCGTTCAACATCAAGCGGGTGGTCCCGCTGCCCCCGGCCGGCGTACCGCTGGCCGCCTGCACCGCGGTGCTGCGCCGGGTGATCGAGGCCAACCAGACGCTGCGCACCCGATTCACCGACGGCCCGGACGGACCGCGCCAGACGGTCTGCGGCGACAGCGCCTACCTGGTCGAGGTGCACCAGGCCGGCGGGAGCGGGGACGGCGAGGAGGGCGCCGAGCCGGTCACGGCGAGCGCCCAGGCCCGGGCGGAACGGCTGGCCGCGATACCGTTCCGGCTCGACCGCGAGTGGCCCGTCCGGTTCAGCCTGGTCTGCCGGGGGCAGCGGGTCCACGCGGTCGCCGTGGTCTCCTCGCACGTGGCACTCGACGGCTGGGCCGTCGAACGGCTCACCACCGCGCTGTCCGCGCTGCTCGGCGGCGACGGGAGCGCCGACGCCGCCCACCGGGCCGACTGGGGGCCCCTGGACCAGGCCGCCCACGAGCGCTCCGAGCGCGGGCGCCGCCAGGACGCCAAAGCCGTCGCGCACTGGCGCGCCCGGCTCGCGGAGCTGCCCGACAGCGCCCCGGCCCCGGCCGCGGGCGAGCCGGGGACCCCTCGGGTGCAGCAGTGGTCACTGAGCTCGACCGCGCTCGCGGCGGCCTCGATGGAGCTGGCCGAACGGACCAGGACCTCCAGCTCGGCGGTCCTGCTCACGCTGGCCGCCACCGCGCTCTGCGCCGTCCGGGCCCGGACGACCGTCGCGCTCCAGCTGATCGCCGCCAACCGCTACACCGACCGCCAGCAGCACCTGGTCGCCGCCGCCGCCCAGGACGGGCTGCTCGTGTTCCGCCACACCGACGTCCCGCTGGAGGAGGCCGTCCGGACGGTCTACCGCCAGGCCACCGAGGGGTACTTCCACGCGCAGTACGACCCGGACTCCCTGGCGGCGCTGCGCAGCGACCTGGCCCGCACCCGGGA
The sequence above is drawn from the Kitasatospora sp. NBC_00315 genome and encodes:
- a CDS encoding amino acid adenylation domain-containing protein produces the protein MTAAPEDLAEAVTTHQVVVNAESQYSIWPQDAPLPEGWIPVGFHGGRRACLDHVAEVWTDQTPASLRATPPSPVPEAVPEAVPEAADAPAAADAAPGATWWSEPVRSPGVDPERSGASGAEVPVPDVGIHQLIDERTRAFPHEIAVRYREQTITRAELGSRTAVLADRLVALGARPERPVAVLLPRSADAVLAIVGVLRSGAAYLPLSVADPRARLLAVLGDAGDPLVVTDAAGHALLDGYGGPVLLLDASGEPGPGAPAGSGATGCGAGPAGSAKVTGGNLAHIVYTSGTTGQPKGVLGTHGQLVNYVRWCAEEFALQPGERALLHAPLYFVGSVMTLFTALVAGWELDVAPEPVGFDELAALARAGSCGFLKLTPSHVRALTGLGDVDGLARLVMIGSEPLHLTPALAGWIGADPGARFANHYGMSETVGCTWHWVGGDEPSGERLPVGRPILNAEVYVLGPDGELLPHGEVGELCVAGRVTARGYHGQPALTAERWTPNPWGPPGGRLLHTGDLARMAADGTVEVLGRGDRQVKIRGHRIELTTVEDALRRFPGVLEAVATTTPDAQGVPRLTAYLRPAPGARPQAGEVRERLLRELPEPAVPSRIVLVSTFPQTPNGKVDHSRLARTPVLRPESAGPYREPGTPAEKALCEVFATVLQLERVGADDDFFELGGDSLNVVQVVTSTEDLGLELSVGEFFDARTPAAIAARAGEAGLSVREPLTAPAPAAREPATRTRQQPSLPNLPELPELPTLPELPELPEPPDADSDGDPEVGDTRWIPVPFTAEPGSGPMTWGQLHIWRPLQWFGDASAAFNIKRVVPLPPAGVPLAACTAVLRRVIEANQTLRTRFTDGPDGPRQTVCGDSAYLVEVHQAGGSGDGEEGAEPVTASAQARAERLAAIPFRLDREWPVRFSLVCRGQRVHAVAVVSSHVALDGWAVERLTTALSALLGGDGSADAAHRADWGPLDQAAHERSERGRRQDAKAVAHWRARLAELPDSAPAPAAGEPGTPRVQQWSLSSTALAAASMELAERTRTSSSAVLLTLAATALCAVRARTTVALQLIAANRYTDRQQHLVAAAAQDGLLVFRHTDVPLEEAVRTVYRQATEGYFHAQYDPDSLAALRSDLARTREHPLDLSGYFNDARLGRDWEIGRPAAPVSGPGPTPGPVFVRGFDRHDMTFCLSLAQHGADCRVSLLADTTWLPEERIAPLLSGLEQVLCAATERTVRLHEVPRALGLPGPGARP